The Amycolatopsis sp. 195334CR genome window below encodes:
- a CDS encoding CmcI family methyltransferase, with product MTDTFLDLNQFRGLGEDPVYHPPVLSDRPRDWPLDRWADAPRDLGYPDFSRYQWRGLRMLKDPDTQAAYHDLLCELRPRTIIELGVYSGGSLVWFRDMADLMGLDCQVLGIDRDLSRCQIPQSEMKNISLREADCADLTTFEQLRDLPHPLVFIDDAHANTFNIMKWSVDHLLVEGDYFIIEDMIPYWHRYCPKLLTEYLAAFRDVLSMDMVYANASSQLDRGVLRRVAPSA from the coding sequence ATGACGGACACCTTCCTGGACCTGAACCAGTTCCGGGGGCTGGGGGAGGACCCGGTCTACCACCCGCCGGTGCTGAGCGACCGCCCGCGCGACTGGCCGCTCGACCGCTGGGCCGACGCCCCCCGCGACCTCGGTTACCCCGACTTCTCCCGCTACCAGTGGCGGGGCCTGCGCATGCTCAAGGACCCGGACACCCAGGCCGCCTACCACGACCTGCTGTGCGAACTGCGCCCGCGCACGATCATCGAGCTCGGGGTGTACAGCGGTGGTTCGCTGGTCTGGTTCCGCGACATGGCCGACCTGATGGGCCTGGACTGCCAGGTGCTCGGCATCGACCGGGACCTGAGCCGCTGCCAGATCCCCCAGTCGGAGATGAAGAACATTTCGCTGCGCGAAGCCGACTGCGCCGACCTGACCACCTTCGAGCAGTTGCGCGACCTGCCGCACCCGCTGGTGTTCATCGACGACGCGCACGCGAACACTTTCAACATCATGAAGTGGTCGGTCGACCACCTCCTGGTGGAGGGCGACTACTTCATCATCGAGGACATGATCCCGTACTGGCACCGGTACTGCCCGAAGCTGCTGACCGAGTACCTCGCCGCGTTCCGCGACGTGCTGAGCATGGACATGGTCTACGCCAACGCCAGTTCCCAGCTGGACCGCGGGGTGCTGCGCCGCGTGGCGCCGTCGGCCTAG
- a CDS encoding CmcJ/NvfI family oxidoreductase — MPTVSSLLYYAAPLTPAGGDDDWCIDAVTRPPEVLFNFRKVGMETTIEDLREGGFRPSLDETGFEKVDVPTAVDQRALLDGDEGALDGYRRETGELLKSLTGADRVEFFDATVRRQDAAESGDPAAQSPHQRVHIDQSPKSARARAARHTGPGREFRRFQIINVWRPLLEPVRNFPLAVCDFRSLDLAADLVPTRLDFPEWLKDRENYSVRHNPGHRWYYWDSLSPAEALVFKCYDSASRGLASVSEDAAGGELSDVAGLCPHTAFFDENGPSTGHLRTSLELRALAFHE, encoded by the coding sequence GTGCCGACCGTATCGAGTCTCCTGTACTACGCCGCCCCGCTGACACCGGCCGGCGGGGACGACGACTGGTGCATCGACGCCGTGACCCGGCCGCCGGAGGTGTTGTTCAACTTCCGCAAGGTGGGCATGGAGACGACCATCGAGGACCTGCGCGAAGGCGGGTTCCGGCCGTCGCTCGACGAAACGGGGTTCGAGAAGGTCGACGTGCCGACGGCGGTGGACCAGCGGGCGTTGCTGGACGGCGACGAAGGCGCGCTGGACGGTTACCGCCGCGAAACGGGTGAGCTGCTGAAGTCGCTGACGGGTGCGGACCGGGTGGAGTTCTTCGACGCCACGGTCCGGCGGCAGGACGCGGCCGAATCCGGTGATCCGGCCGCGCAGTCGCCGCACCAGCGGGTGCACATCGACCAGAGCCCGAAGAGCGCGCGGGCCAGGGCGGCCCGGCACACCGGACCGGGCCGGGAGTTCCGGCGGTTCCAGATCATCAACGTCTGGCGGCCGCTGCTCGAACCGGTGCGCAACTTCCCGCTGGCCGTGTGCGACTTCCGGTCGCTCGACCTCGCCGCGGACCTGGTGCCGACCCGGCTGGACTTCCCGGAGTGGCTCAAGGACCGGGAGAACTACTCGGTCCGGCACAATCCCGGACACCGTTGGTACTACTGGGATTCGCTCTCCCCGGCCGAAGCGCTGGTGTTCAAGTGCTACGACAGCGCGAGCCGCGGTCTGGCGTCGGTCAGCGAGGACGCGGCCGGCGGTGAGCTGAGCGACGTGGCGGGGCTGTGCCCGCACACGGCTTTCTTCGACGAGAACGGGCCGTCGACCGGTCACCTGCGCACGTCCCTGGAACTGCGCGCGCTGGCCTTCCACGAGTGA
- a CDS encoding 2OG-Fe(II) oxygenase family protein: MSDKTVPVFTMAELREGTRGDEFREWARKGVFYLTGYGATEQDHRVATDTAMDFFAHGTAEEKQAVTTKIPTMRRGYSALEAESTAQVTNTGTYTDYSMSYSMGIGGNLFPSEKFESVWTNYFDTLYRSAQETARLVLTATGTYDGEDLDTLLDCDPVLRLRYFPEVPEHRAAEYEPRRMAPHYDLSIITFIHQTPCANGFVSLQAEVDGEMVSLPHIEDAVVVLCGAIAPLVTQGAVPAPNHHVVSPDASMLKGSDRTSSVFFLRPSTDFSFSVPAARRYGLDVSLDMETATFGDWIGTNYVTMHAVTS; this comes from the coding sequence ATGTCGGACAAGACGGTACCGGTCTTCACCATGGCCGAACTGCGCGAAGGCACCCGCGGCGACGAGTTCCGCGAGTGGGCGCGGAAGGGCGTCTTCTACCTCACCGGCTACGGCGCCACGGAACAGGACCACCGGGTGGCCACCGACACCGCGATGGACTTCTTCGCGCACGGCACGGCCGAGGAGAAGCAGGCCGTCACCACGAAGATCCCGACCATGCGGCGTGGGTATTCGGCGCTGGAGGCGGAAAGCACCGCCCAGGTCACCAACACCGGTACCTACACCGACTACTCGATGTCGTACTCGATGGGCATCGGCGGCAACCTGTTCCCGTCGGAGAAGTTCGAATCGGTGTGGACGAACTACTTCGACACCCTGTACCGCTCCGCGCAGGAGACCGCGCGGCTGGTGCTGACCGCCACGGGCACCTACGACGGCGAGGACCTCGACACCCTGCTCGACTGCGACCCGGTGCTGCGCCTGCGGTACTTCCCGGAGGTCCCGGAACACCGCGCGGCCGAGTACGAGCCCCGGCGGATGGCGCCGCACTACGACCTGTCGATCATCACCTTCATCCACCAGACCCCGTGCGCCAACGGTTTTGTCAGCCTGCAGGCCGAGGTCGACGGTGAGATGGTGAGCCTGCCGCACATCGAGGACGCCGTGGTGGTGCTGTGCGGTGCGATCGCGCCGCTGGTGACGCAGGGCGCCGTGCCCGCGCCGAACCACCACGTCGTTTCGCCGGACGCGAGCATGCTGAAGGGCAGCGACCGCACGTCGAGCGTGTTCTTCCTGCGCCCGTCCACCGACTTCAGCTTCTCGGTGCCCGCCGCCCGGCGCTACGGCCTCGACGTCAGCCTCGACATGGAGACGGCGACGTTCGGGGACTGGATCGGGACCAACTACGTCACGATGCACGCGGTCACCTCGTAA